CCTCGCCGTCCTCCGCCACCCGGCCGCCGCGTGGCTGCTCTCGGTTGGGGTCATCTGGTTCTGGCACGCCGCGGCCCCCTACGACGCCGCCTTGGGCAACGAGCTCGTCCACGTCCTGGAGCATGCCAGCTTCCTGGTCACGGCCGTCCTGTTCTGGCACGTCGTCATCGGTGTCCGTGGCGCGGCCCGGGTCTCGGGCGGCCTTGGCGTCCTGCTCGTGTTCGCCATGGCGATGCAGAGCGTGTTCCTCGCGGTCCTGCTGACCTTCGCCCGGACACCGTGGTACTCGGGCTACGCCACGACGACCGCCTCCTGGGGCCTGGACCCGCTCGCCGACCAGCAGGTGGCCGGGGTCATCATGTGGATCCCAGCCGGCGGCATCTACCTCGCGGCGGCGCTGGTCCTCCTGGTCACCTGGATCCGAGCCACC
This window of the Actinomycetota bacterium genome carries:
- a CDS encoding cytochrome c oxidase assembly protein; this encodes LAVLRHPAAAWLLSVGVIWFWHAAAPYDAALGNELVHVLEHASFLVTAVLFWHVVIGVRGAARVSGGLGVLLVFAMAMQSVFLAVLLTFARTPWYSGYATTTASWGLDPLADQQVAGVIMWIPAGGIYLAAALVLLVTWIRATEREDVMV